One segment of Tetrapisispora phaffii CBS 4417 chromosome 1, complete genome DNA contains the following:
- the MTM1 gene encoding Mtm1p (similar to Saccharomyces cerevisiae MTM1 (YGR257C); ancestral locus Anc_5.53) — MTESLTLTERMTSAMTGSLITSMILTPMDVVRVRLQQQELLPDCSCDFANTNSNSITKNSIKSSGLKQFSPHPLTTTPGGNILFWQTSCFKDMNCKNSVIRYSGTIEALKKIAQLEGISTLWRGLSITLFMAIPSNIIYFTGYEYMRDLSPLSQTLPSANPIFCGAFARIIAATTIAPLELIKTRLQSIPTSNSMGNTKLLRDVIRESRIEIQSEGLKAIFKGLQITLWRDVPFSAIYWGSYEYCKKNLTLFHKENSFISNGASHFLNSFIHGSISGFIAALCTHPFDVGKTRLQISLKNSNDKKELSRSMFVYLNNIRKVEGFKTLFAGLIPRVAKIAPSCAIMISTYEFSKRYFLH, encoded by the coding sequence ATGACAGAATCACTGACGTTGACTGAAAGAATGACAAGTGCCATGACAGGCTCGCTGATTACTTCTATGATTCTAACACCAATGGATGTAGTCAGGGTACGGTTACAACAACAGGAACTACTCCCAGACTGTTCATGCGATTTCGCTAACACAAACTCAAATAGCATAACAAAAAATAGCATCAAGTCATCAGGTTTAAAGCAATTTTCACCACATCCATTAACCACTACACCAGGGGGTAATATCCTATTTTGGCAAACATCATGCTTCAAAGATATGAACTGTAAAAATAGTGTAATCCGTTATTCTGGTACAATAGAAGCATTAAAAAAGATAGCGCAACTAGAAGGAATATCAACTCTATGGAGGGGATTGTCAATAACACTGTTTATGGCCATACCGtctaatatcatttattttactgGTTACGAGTACATGAGAGATTTATCTCCATTGAGCCAAACTCTTCCTTCAGCAAATCCAATATTTTGTGGAGCATTTGCTAGAATCATTGcagcaacaacaattgCACCCTTAGAATTGATTAAGACAAGATTACAAAGTATTCCAACCTCTAATAGCATGGGAAATACAAAACTACTCAGAGATGTAATAAGAGAATCTAGGATAGAAATCCAGTCTGAAGGATTGAAAGCAATTTTTAAGGGTCTTCAAATCACATTATGGAGAGATGTTCCATTCAGTGCGATTTATTGGGGGTCATATGAATACTGCAAAAAAAATCTCACTCTGTTTCACAAAGAAAACAGCTTTATTTCAAATGGAGCCTCTCACTTCCTCAATAGTTTCATTCACGGATCAATAAGTGGTTTCATTGCAGCATTGTGCACCCACCCATTCGATGTAGGTAAAACACGGTTACAAATCTCTTTAAAAAACAGTAATGACAAGAAGGAACTTTCTCGGAGTATGTTTGTGTATCTGAACAACATCCGTAAAGTTGAAGGTTTCAAGACTTTATTTGCTGGCCTAATTCCAAGAGTTGCTAAGATTGCGCCAAGTTGTGCAATAATGATATCTACTTATGAATTTTCGAAAAGATACTTCTTACATTAA
- the TPHA0A05350 gene encoding NADP(+)-dependent, decarboxylating phosphogluconate dehydrogenase (similar to Saccharomyces cerevisiae GND2 (YGR256W) and GND1 (YHR183W); ancestral locus Anc_5.55), producing the protein MSSDFGLIGLAVMGQNLILNVADHGYTVSCFNRTTSKVDHFLANEAKGKSIVGCHSIQEFVASIKRPRKIMMLVKAGSPVDALIAELLPFLEKGDIIIDGGNSHFPDTDRRYAELTGKGILYVGSGVSGGEEGARYGPSLMPGGSKEAWPEIKEIFQAISAKADGEPCCDWVGPAGAGHYVKMVHNGIEYGDMQLICEAYDLMKRVAGMTPKEISDVLADWNNGVLDSFLIEITRDILKYDDVDGKPLVEKILDSAGQKGTGKWTAMNALDLGMPVTLIGEAVFSRCLSAIKSERTRASKILSGPAVSTIPASERAAFVEDLKQALYASKIISYAQGFMLIRNAGKEYGWEFNMPSIALMWRGGCIIRSVFLGEITKAYRKTPDLENLLFDKFFLDAVTTAQSGWRKTVALATLNGIPTPAFSTALSFYDGYRSARLPANLLQAQRDYFGAHTFRVLPEFASANLPEGKDIHINWTGTGGNISASTYNA; encoded by the coding sequence GCTAAGGGCAAGTCCATTGTCGGTTGTCACTCCATTCAAGAATTCGTTGCTTCCATCAAGAGACCAAGAAAGATCATGATGTTAGTCAAGGCCGGTTCCCCAGTTGACGCTTTGATTGCCGAATTACTACCATTCTTAGAAAAGGGTGATATCATCATCGATGGTGGTAACTCTCATTTCCCAGACACTGACAGACGTTACGCAGAATTGACCGGTAAGGGTATCCTATACGTTGGTTCCGGTGTCTCCGGTGGTGAAGAAGGTGCTAGATACGGTCCTTCTTTGATGCCAGGTGGTTCCAAGGAAGCTTGGCCAGAAATCAAGGAAATCTTCCAAGCTATCTCCGCCAAGGCTGATGGTGAGCCATGTTGTGATTGGGTTGGCCCAGCTGGTGCAGGTCACTACGTCAAGATGGTCCACAACGGTATCGAATACGGTGACATGCAATTGATTTGTGAAGCTTACGACTTAATGAAGAGAGTCGCTGGTATGACCCCTAAGGAAATTTCTGATGTCTTAGCCGACTGGAACAACGGTGTTTTGGACTCTTtcttaattgaaattaccAGAGATATCTTAAAGTACGACGACGTTGACGGTAAGCCATTAGTCGAAAAGATCTTGGATAGTGCTGGTCAAAAGGGTACTGGTAAGTGGACTGCCATGAACGCTTTAGACTTAGGTATGCCAGTTACTTTAATTGGTGAAGCCGTCTTCTCCAGATGTTTATCTGCCATCAAGAGCGAAAGAACTAGAGCTTCCAAGATCTTAAGCGGTCCAGCTGTTTCTACTATCCCAGCTTCTGAAAGAGCTGCTTTCGTTGAAGACTTAAAGCAAGCTTTATACGCTTCCAAGATTATCTCTTACGCTCAAGGTTTCATGTTAATCAGAAACGCTGGTAAGGAATACGGTTGGGAATTTAACATGCCATCCATTGCTTTAATGTGGAGAGGTGGTTGTATCATTAGATCTGTCTTCTTAGGTGAAATCACTAAGGCTTACAGAAAAACTCCAGACTTAGAAAACTTGTTATTCGACAAGTTCTTCTTAGACGCTGTCACCACCGCTCAAAGTGGTTGGAGAAAGACCGTTGCTTTAGCTACCTTAAACGGTATCCCAACCCCAGCTTTCTCTACTGCTTTATCCTTCTACGATGGTTACAGATCTGCTAGATTACCAGCTAACTTGTTACAAGCTCAAAGAGATTACTTCGGTGCTCACACTTTCAGAGTCTTGCCAGAATTTGCTTCCGCTAACTTACCAGAAGGTAAAGATATTCACATCAACTGGACCGGTACTGGTGGTAACATCTCCGCTTCCACTTACAACGCTTAA